One Leopardus geoffroyi isolate Oge1 chromosome C1, O.geoffroyi_Oge1_pat1.0, whole genome shotgun sequence DNA segment encodes these proteins:
- the HOXD3 gene encoding homeobox protein Hox-D3 gives MLFEQGQQTLELPECTMQKAAYYENPGLFGGYGYSKATDTYGYGTPHQPYPPPAAANSLDTDYTGSACSIQSSAPLRAPAHKGAELNGSCMRPGTGNSQGGGGGSQPPGLNSEQQPPQPPPPPPTLPPSSPTNPGGGAPAKKAKGGPNASGSSATIGKQIFPWMKESRQNSKQKNGCAAAGESCEDKSPPGPASKRVRTAYTSAQLVELEKEFHFNRYLCRPRRVEMANLLNLTERQIKIWFQNRRMKYKKDQKAKGILHSPAGQSPERSPPLGSAAGHVAYSGQLPPVPGLAYDAPSPPAFAKSQPNMYGLAAYTAPLSSCLPQQKRYAAPEFEPHPMASNGGGFASANLQGSPVYVGGNFVDSMAPASGPVFNLGHLSHPSSASVDYSCAAQIPGNHHHGPCDPHPTYTDLSAHHSSQGRLAEAPKLTHL, from the exons ATGTTATTTGAGCAGGGTCAACAGACCCTGGAACTTCCTGAGTGCACGATGCAGAAGGCTGCTTACTATGAAAACCCAGGACTCTTCGGAGGCTACGGCTACAGCAAAGCCACCGACACTTATGGCTACGGCACTCCCCATCAGCCTTACCCACCCCCTGCCGCTGCCAACTCCCTGGACACTGATTACACGGGCTCCGCCTGTTCCATCCAGAGTTCCGCACCTCTGAGAGCCCCAGCCCACAAAGGAGCTGAACTTAACGGCAGCTGTATGCGTCCTGGCACTGGGAACagccagggtggggggggtggcagcCAGCCTCCCGGCCTGAACTCAGAGCAGCAGCCACCACAACCCCCTCCTCCGCCACCAACCCTGCCCCCATCCTCGCCCACCAATCCCGGAGGTGGAGCGCCTGCCAAGAAGGCCAAGGGTGGGCCCAATGCTTCTGGCTCTTCAGCCACCATCGGCAAGCAGATCTTCCCCTGGATGAAAGAGTCCCGACAGAACTCCAAACAGAAGAACGGCTGTGCCGCTGCAG GAGAGAGCTGCGAGGATAAGAGCCCGCCGGGCCCAGCGTCCAAGCGGGTGCGCACGGCCTACACGAGTGCGCAGCTGGTGGAGTTGGAGAAGGAATTCCACTTCAACCGCTACTTGTGCCGGCCACGGCGCGTGGAGATGGCCAACCTGCTGAACCTCACGGAGCGCCAGATCAAGATCTGGTTCCAGAACCGGCGCATGAAGTACAAGAAGGACCAGAAGGCCAAGGGCATCCTGCACTCGCCAGCCGGTCAGTCCCCGGAGCGCAGCCCGCCTCTGGGCAGCGCCGCCGGCCACGTGGCCTACTCGGGCCAGCTGCCGCCCGTGCCCGGCCTGGCCTACGACGCGCCCTCGCCGCCCGCCTTCGCCAAATCTCAGCCCAACATGTACGGCCTGGCCGCCTACACGGCGCCGCTCAGCAGCTGCCTGCCACAGCAGAAGCGCTACGCGGcgcccgagttcgagccccaccccaTGGCCAGCAACGGCGGCGGCTTCGCCAGCGCCAACCTGCAGGGAAGCCCGGTGTACGTGGGGGGCAATTTCGTCGACTCCATGGCGCCCGCGTCCGGGCCCGTCTTCAACCTGGGCCACCTCTCGCATCCGTCTTCGGCCAGCGTGGACTACAGCTGCGCCGCGCAGATTCCCGGCAACCACCACCATGGACCGTGCGACCCTCATCCCACCTACACAGATCTCTCGGCCCACCACTCGTCTCAGGGACGCCTGGCCGAGGCCCCCAAACTGACGCATCTGTAG